The following are encoded together in the Myxococcus virescens genome:
- a CDS encoding anti-sigma factor family protein — MAGNPACERFVPMLSPYVDGELSSGERVNVERHLAACRDCTGRAADLRAESGLLRVGLDMAVDDVDFKDFTQRVMARVTPDKPPLMERLKLAVSEMFLYQRTAMISSLATAAVLVLVGVPLLTSDRAPVGYASERMTVKSIQPYRNAQVAPVVMETDNGGTIIWLVDEDSDVLSPGAEKGERQDQTGVGQPDASGRNVPARPAPDAPRPSGGSL; from the coding sequence ATGGCCGGTAATCCCGCGTGTGAGCGTTTCGTACCCATGCTGTCCCCGTACGTCGACGGAGAGCTGAGCTCCGGCGAGCGCGTCAACGTGGAGCGGCACCTGGCGGCCTGCCGGGACTGCACCGGGCGGGCGGCGGACCTGCGCGCGGAATCCGGGCTGCTGCGAGTGGGCCTGGACATGGCCGTGGACGACGTGGACTTCAAGGACTTCACCCAGCGCGTCATGGCGCGGGTGACGCCGGACAAGCCGCCCCTCATGGAGCGGCTGAAGCTGGCAGTGTCCGAAATGTTCCTCTACCAGCGCACCGCGATGATTTCGTCGCTGGCCACCGCGGCCGTGCTGGTACTGGTGGGGGTACCCCTGCTGACGAGCGACCGGGCGCCGGTGGGGTACGCCTCCGAGCGCATGACGGTGAAGTCCATCCAGCCCTACCGCAACGCCCAGGTGGCGCCGGTGGTGATGGAGACGGACAATGGGGGCACCATCATCTGGCTGGTGGACGAGGACTCGGACGTCCTGTCTCCCGGCGCGGAGAAGGGGGAGCGGCAGGACCAGACAGGTGTCGGTCAGCCAGACGCAAGCGGGCGCAACGTCCCCGCGCGCCCGGCCCCCGACGCCCCCAGGCCGTCGGGAGGTTCCTTGTGA
- a CDS encoding chaperonin has protein sequence MAKTQKRGQVIRREAQQMKVSAASAVKGAGRGARQVQVTLGDLIAAAFDTVGGEVKKVAQVMSSKDMAVATGKHIVFVG, from the coding sequence ATGGCGAAGACTCAGAAGCGTGGACAGGTCATCCGTCGTGAGGCCCAGCAGATGAAGGTGTCGGCAGCGAGCGCGGTGAAGGGGGCTGGCCGGGGCGCCCGCCAGGTGCAGGTGACGCTGGGCGACCTCATCGCGGCGGCCTTCGACACGGTGGGCGGCGAGGTGAAGAAGGTGGCGCAGGTGATGTCCTCCAAGGACATGGCGGTCGCCACGGGCAAGCACATCGTCTTCGTCGGCTGA
- a CDS encoding phospholipase D-like domain-containing protein encodes MRCRRTWRWRQVRAAEAGTGRDAPVRRIISPGRNCWTVEEASDAGVLVDARDYYRELYRAAQKARRYIAITGWQFDSDVALLRGEDLREARGESRLLPMLDELCRANPELRVYVLAWDFSLLLAMEREWMQRLIFNWTANGQVCFRFDASSPLYGAHHQKLVVIDGALAFTGGMDVCDCRWDDREHRVHSELRCDSGRDPHGPYHDVQSVLTGPVVDRLAELFEARWAHSGGGELRLPRVSRDDVDFTPGLPAPPGPVAISRTFGKTLLPPQPAVQEVAMLYLDAIASAERFIYIENQYFSSRAIFQALVKRMRSSWRGRLQIVLVLPRQPEALREQLAMGIAQVRLLRTLERVAHETGHAFGVYCSAGHDARTGEDIYTYIHSKVMVVDDRFLTLGSANTTNRSLGLDSELNLSWEAEAPNDATTRAIRRIRVSLMAEHAGLEGMAALRLLAAADSGLVEWLDDVAVMGLRRLRVHPMSTVFDQSPLLKSLEPEELIIDPEQSVLDESLFEALHRAEDGLFASGVRLLSRWLVGTGTERPHRAILPCAQDDG; translated from the coding sequence GTGCGGTGCAGGAGGACCTGGCGGTGGCGCCAGGTGAGGGCGGCCGAGGCGGGGACGGGAAGGGACGCACCTGTGAGACGCATCATCAGTCCCGGACGGAATTGCTGGACGGTGGAGGAGGCGAGCGACGCGGGCGTGCTGGTGGACGCGCGCGACTACTACCGGGAGCTGTACCGGGCCGCGCAGAAGGCCCGACGTTACATCGCGATTACCGGCTGGCAGTTCGACAGCGACGTGGCGCTGCTGCGAGGCGAGGACCTTCGCGAGGCGCGCGGCGAGTCACGGCTGCTGCCGATGCTGGACGAGCTGTGCCGGGCCAACCCGGAGCTGCGCGTCTACGTGCTGGCGTGGGACTTCAGCCTGCTGCTCGCCATGGAGCGCGAGTGGATGCAGCGGCTCATCTTCAATTGGACGGCGAACGGGCAGGTGTGCTTCCGCTTCGACGCCTCCAGCCCGTTGTATGGCGCGCATCACCAGAAGCTGGTCGTCATCGACGGCGCGCTGGCCTTCACCGGGGGCATGGATGTCTGTGATTGCCGGTGGGATGACCGGGAGCACCGGGTGCACTCGGAGCTGCGCTGTGACAGTGGGAGGGATCCTCACGGCCCCTACCATGACGTGCAGTCCGTGCTGACGGGGCCGGTGGTGGACCGCCTGGCGGAGTTGTTCGAGGCGCGCTGGGCGCACTCGGGCGGCGGTGAGCTGCGGCTGCCCAGGGTGTCTCGGGATGACGTGGACTTCACGCCGGGCCTGCCAGCGCCGCCGGGACCGGTGGCCATCAGCCGCACCTTCGGCAAGACGCTCCTCCCGCCGCAACCCGCGGTGCAGGAGGTGGCCATGCTGTATCTGGACGCCATCGCTTCGGCCGAGCGCTTCATCTACATCGAAAACCAGTACTTCTCCTCGCGGGCCATCTTCCAGGCGCTGGTGAAGCGCATGCGGTCCTCCTGGCGGGGACGGCTGCAGATTGTCCTGGTGCTGCCGCGGCAGCCGGAGGCGCTGCGCGAACAACTGGCCATGGGCATCGCCCAGGTGCGGCTGCTGCGCACGCTGGAGCGCGTGGCGCACGAGACGGGACATGCCTTTGGCGTGTACTGCTCCGCGGGGCACGACGCGCGCACCGGCGAGGACATCTACACGTACATCCACTCGAAGGTGATGGTGGTGGATGACCGCTTCCTCACGCTGGGCTCCGCGAACACCACCAACCGCAGCCTCGGGTTGGATTCGGAGCTGAACCTGAGCTGGGAGGCGGAGGCGCCGAACGACGCGACGACGCGCGCCATCCGCCGCATCCGCGTGTCGCTGATGGCCGAGCACGCGGGGCTGGAGGGCATGGCGGCCCTGCGCCTGCTCGCGGCCGCGGACAGCGGGCTGGTGGAGTGGCTGGACGACGTGGCCGTCATGGGGCTGCGACGCCTGCGCGTCCACCCGATGTCGACGGTGTTCGACCAGAGTCCGCTGCTCAAGTCGCTGGAGCCCGAGGAGCTCATCATCGACCCGGAGCAGTCGGTGTTGGACGAGTCCCTCTTCGAGGCGCTCCACCGCGCCGAGGACGGGCTGTTCGCCTCCGGTGTCCGCCTGCTGTCGCGCTGGCTGGTGGGCACGGGCACCGAGCGCCCGCACCGCGCCATCCTTCCCTGCGCGCAGGACGACGGGTAG
- a CDS encoding BlaI/MecI/CopY family transcriptional regulator — MKKPVGEQELLVLRYVAEHGPATVGEVAERFGEAQGLARSTILTVMERLRLKGYLTRRKVEGVFQYASPVPASELLRDVVGDFVQRSLSGSLSPFAAYLSEAEDVSDEDLAQLQDVVARLRSKKRKG, encoded by the coding sequence ATGAAGAAGCCGGTGGGAGAGCAGGAGCTGTTGGTGCTGCGGTACGTGGCCGAGCACGGTCCGGCGACCGTGGGCGAAGTGGCCGAGCGCTTCGGCGAGGCGCAGGGGCTGGCGCGCTCCACCATCCTCACCGTCATGGAGCGGCTGCGGCTCAAGGGCTACCTGACGCGGCGCAAGGTGGAGGGCGTGTTCCAGTACGCCTCGCCCGTGCCGGCGTCGGAGCTGCTGCGGGACGTGGTGGGGGACTTCGTGCAGCGCTCCCTGTCGGGCTCGCTGTCGCCGTTCGCCGCGTACTTGTCCGAGGCGGAGGACGTGTCCGACGAGGACCTGGCGCAGCTCCAGGACGTCGTGGCGCGGCTGCGTTCGAAGAAGCGGAAGGGATAG
- a CDS encoding M56 family metallopeptidase codes for MGTDWLSHVGAWASSGLWRASWQGALCAVLVWAVARAWPKLPASLRAGLWWLVALKFVVALGWLPSLALPVLPASVAAGVARVEAWWGGSSARETVPRVSEPVVADAQRHVSPGEGFDSERSVAEAATHGAVLSPQRDGSSWARTGFATSGAEAARRGTLQTGAVDAGTVAESGAPFPWGRAMVGLLLAVWGAGVLWQVYGHVKGGLAVRRLRQSARPLVHPGLEAEVRALSAAAGLRRVPGLLVSESVASPLATGLLSPVVVLPGRAVRRLPVAALRMALAHELAHLRRGDLWLGWVPALAESLFFFHPLARRAAREYALAREEACDAEAIRLTDAELADYGELILAFGIARTPGTAAALGASAHVDALHRRLSMLEHVDAVPPRIRRLLRVALSAMGVAALVPFQVVAREAGGAPRLAPESAASGQRGTASSKPASTVAQNAPTPSTQSASPVAKSAPSPSARPTTAPASAPKARPAPAATPADAQAERTVVKQGVVVSYSTGVMTSEPVPVPPAPPASPGAAPVPPVPPSVALSPSVPRTPPAPSAPRLAVVTQRHIVGGTPHIAAVPPTPPSPPSPPAPPAPPAPGDPDRGYVLLTDGMAMMNGSTVDLELARTFKQKNKELLFVRRKGEAFIIRDAATLKSIREAHSVTRELGEAQRALGEKQGALGQQQAVLGQKQATLGHEQGGLGRKLGDLAYRQSGLHLEESRLDALPEAERERRRSELKKQDRELEAEMKALETKMAGLAEKQSILSKEQHQLSEKQHALHLEQSKLSEQHQARAKEAEAKIQGLIDEALRKGLGQPMPT; via the coding sequence ATGGGCACGGACTGGCTGTCGCACGTAGGGGCGTGGGCGTCGTCGGGTCTGTGGCGGGCGTCGTGGCAGGGGGCGCTTTGCGCCGTGCTGGTGTGGGCGGTGGCGAGGGCGTGGCCGAAGCTGCCGGCGTCGCTGCGAGCGGGGCTCTGGTGGCTGGTGGCGCTGAAGTTCGTGGTGGCGCTGGGGTGGCTGCCTTCCCTTGCGTTGCCGGTACTGCCCGCGTCGGTGGCTGCTGGCGTGGCGCGGGTGGAGGCCTGGTGGGGCGGGAGCTCCGCGCGGGAGACGGTGCCTCGTGTCTCGGAGCCCGTGGTGGCGGACGCTCAGCGACACGTGTCTCCGGGGGAGGGCTTTGACTCCGAGAGGTCCGTGGCCGAAGCAGCCACACACGGGGCCGTGCTCTCTCCGCAGCGGGATGGCTCATCGTGGGCGCGCACGGGCTTCGCGACGTCCGGGGCGGAGGCCGCGCGGCGTGGCACCCTTCAGACCGGTGCTGTCGATGCGGGCACGGTGGCCGAGTCTGGTGCTCCCTTTCCGTGGGGCCGCGCCATGGTGGGGCTGCTTCTGGCGGTGTGGGGGGCCGGCGTGCTGTGGCAGGTGTATGGCCATGTGAAGGGCGGGCTCGCGGTGCGTCGCCTTCGCCAGTCCGCACGCCCGTTGGTTCACCCCGGATTGGAAGCAGAGGTGCGGGCGCTGTCCGCTGCCGCGGGACTGCGGCGCGTGCCGGGACTCCTTGTCTCCGAATCGGTGGCCAGCCCGCTGGCCACGGGACTGCTGTCTCCCGTCGTGGTGCTGCCCGGGAGGGCGGTGCGACGGTTGCCCGTGGCGGCCCTGCGCATGGCGCTGGCGCACGAGCTGGCGCACCTGCGTCGCGGTGACTTGTGGCTCGGCTGGGTGCCGGCGCTGGCGGAGTCGCTCTTCTTCTTCCATCCGCTCGCGCGGCGGGCGGCTCGCGAGTACGCGCTGGCCCGTGAGGAGGCGTGTGATGCCGAGGCCATCCGGCTCACGGATGCGGAGCTCGCGGACTACGGCGAGCTGATTCTCGCTTTTGGAATCGCCAGAACTCCCGGCACGGCTGCTGCGCTGGGGGCGTCCGCTCACGTTGATGCGTTGCACAGGAGGTTGAGCATGTTGGAGCACGTCGATGCCGTTCCCCCTCGAATCCGGCGCCTGTTGAGGGTGGCGCTCTCCGCCATGGGCGTTGCGGCGCTGGTGCCCTTCCAGGTCGTCGCACGGGAAGCGGGTGGTGCACCTCGCCTGGCGCCCGAGTCGGCGGCGTCTGGACAGCGTGGCACCGCGTCGTCGAAGCCTGCGTCCACCGTGGCCCAGAACGCGCCAACACCGAGCACGCAATCCGCGTCCCCCGTTGCCAAGAGCGCGCCGTCACCGAGTGCTCGGCCCACGACGGCACCCGCATCCGCGCCGAAGGCACGGCCCGCCCCCGCTGCGACCCCGGCGGACGCACAGGCCGAGCGCACCGTCGTCAAGCAGGGCGTGGTCGTGTCGTACTCCACGGGCGTGATGACCTCCGAGCCCGTTCCAGTGCCGCCCGCTCCGCCCGCGTCACCCGGCGCCGCTCCGGTGCCGCCCGTCCCGCCCAGCGTTGCTCTGTCGCCATCCGTTCCCAGAACACCGCCGGCGCCTTCTGCTCCGCGTCTCGCTGTCGTCACGCAGCGGCACATCGTGGGGGGCACGCCGCACATCGCGGCCGTTCCGCCGACTCCTCCGTCTCCGCCCTCGCCGCCCGCGCCGCCTGCGCCGCCCGCGCCCGGCGACCCGGACCGTGGTTACGTGCTGCTGACGGACGGCATGGCGATGATGAACGGCAGCACGGTCGACCTGGAGCTGGCGCGCACCTTCAAGCAGAAGAACAAGGAGCTCCTGTTCGTCCGCCGCAAGGGCGAGGCGTTCATCATCCGCGACGCGGCCACGCTGAAGTCCATTCGCGAAGCGCACTCCGTCACCCGCGAGCTGGGCGAGGCGCAACGCGCGCTGGGAGAGAAGCAGGGCGCTCTGGGGCAGCAGCAGGCGGTGCTCGGTCAGAAGCAGGCCACCCTGGGCCACGAGCAGGGCGGGCTGGGACGCAAGCTGGGTGACCTGGCCTACAGGCAGTCTGGGCTCCACCTGGAGGAGTCGCGTCTGGACGCCCTGCCCGAAGCCGAGCGCGAGCGCCGCCGCTCCGAGCTGAAGAAGCAGGACCGCGAGCTGGAAGCGGAGATGAAGGCCCTGGAGACGAAGATGGCGGGCCTGGCCGAGAAGCAGTCCATCCTGAGCAAGGAGCAGCACCAGCTCAGCGAGAAGCAGCACGCCCTGCACCTGGAGCAGTCCAAGCTGAGCGAGCAGCACCAGGCCCGCGCGAAGGAAGCGGAGGCGAAGATACAGGGCCTCATCGACGAGGCGCTGCGCAAGGGCCTGGGCCAGCCGATGCCCACCTGA